A single genomic interval of Egibacteraceae bacterium harbors:
- the mutM gene encoding bifunctional DNA-formamidopyrimidine glycosylase/DNA-(apurinic or apyrimidinic site) lyase, whose amino-acid sequence MPELPEVESVRRQLAPRLSGRRIVDVRATPQARFSRLEEVRGRRIEAVTRRGKYLILPLSAGGSGNGGRELVMHLGMTGSFRFRAPDAYVRATFSLSPPGGEHLHFRDVRRFGRLSVVDPGDYAGIATLAHLGPEPLSDAFRPDVFHAALARTKMPVKPFLLTQRPVAGVGNIYADEALWRARINPRARTLGPVRARRLWAAIRGVLAEAIEREGTTFRDYQMVNGESGRNADFLAAYGRAGVPCPRCGQPLVKVVLGGRGTTYCRTCQRR is encoded by the coding sequence GTGCCGGAGCTGCCCGAGGTCGAGAGCGTCCGCCGGCAGCTGGCCCCCCGGCTGTCCGGCCGTCGCATCGTGGATGTGCGCGCCACGCCGCAGGCGCGGTTCAGTCGCCTGGAGGAGGTCCGCGGCCGGCGCATCGAGGCGGTCACGCGCCGCGGCAAGTACCTGATACTGCCGCTCTCGGCGGGGGGCAGCGGCAACGGGGGCCGCGAGCTCGTCATGCACCTCGGCATGACCGGGTCGTTCCGCTTCCGCGCCCCCGACGCCTACGTGCGCGCGACGTTCTCCCTGTCCCCGCCCGGGGGCGAGCATCTGCACTTCCGCGACGTGCGGCGGTTCGGCCGGCTGAGTGTCGTGGACCCCGGGGACTACGCGGGCATCGCCACCCTGGCGCACCTGGGGCCCGAGCCGCTGTCCGACGCGTTTCGTCCCGACGTGTTCCACGCAGCCCTCGCCCGCACCAAAATGCCGGTCAAGCCCTTCCTGCTCACCCAGCGGCCCGTCGCCGGGGTGGGCAACATCTACGCCGACGAGGCGTTGTGGCGCGCGCGCATCAACCCCCGTGCGCGCACCCTCGGGCCCGTGCGGGCGCGCAGGCTGTGGGCTGCCATCCGCGGGGTGCTGGCCGAGGCGATCGAGCGGGAGGGCACGACGTTCCGCGACTACCAGATGGTCAACGGCGAGTCCGGTCGCAACGCGGACTTCCTTGCCGCCTACGGTCGAGCCGGCGTCCCGTGTCCCCGCTGCGGGCAGCCCCTGGTGAAGGTCGTCCTCGGCGGCCGGGGCACGACCTACTGTCGCACCTGCCAGCGCCGCTGA
- a CDS encoding ABC transporter ATP-binding protein, with translation MTADDDAVWCEGLTRDFGGTRALDGVDLAVPRGTVFGFLGPNGAGKTTTIRLLLGLIAPTAGRIRVLGRDVATEGAEVRRRTGTVLEHHGLYDGLSVRATLEFAAGAFGLERAAARRRVEEVVEGLGLAARLDERPQNLSRGIRQRMAVARALVGRPELLVLDEPTNGLDAAAAAGLRREVCDLVTAGTTVFLTTHLLAEAERMCDVVTVVKEGRVIAAGTPTELRRGARVRRVRVEGPGVIDASSRVLAPGAWTRTGPDGVAVTVDGLEDVPAVVAALVRSGAALHRVEPEDQTLEAAFLSLIAEVPEDDPAPAGPVDGATVAPGRAVS, from the coding sequence GTGACCGCCGATGACGACGCGGTGTGGTGCGAGGGGCTGACCCGCGACTTCGGGGGCACCCGCGCGCTCGACGGCGTGGACCTCGCCGTCCCGCGCGGCACGGTCTTCGGTTTCCTCGGCCCCAACGGCGCGGGCAAGACCACGACGATCCGACTGCTCCTCGGCCTCATCGCGCCGACGGCGGGGCGGATCCGGGTCCTCGGCCGGGACGTGGCGACCGAGGGCGCCGAGGTCCGCCGGCGGACCGGGACGGTGCTCGAGCACCACGGCCTGTACGACGGATTGTCCGTGCGCGCCACCCTGGAGTTCGCGGCCGGCGCGTTCGGCCTCGAACGCGCCGCGGCGCGCCGGCGGGTGGAGGAGGTGGTCGAGGGGCTCGGCCTCGCGGCCCGGCTCGACGAGCGTCCGCAGAACCTCTCCCGCGGCATCCGCCAGCGCATGGCCGTCGCGCGTGCGCTGGTCGGCCGGCCCGAGCTCCTGGTGCTCGACGAGCCCACCAACGGGCTGGACGCGGCTGCGGCCGCCGGGCTGCGACGCGAGGTCTGCGACCTGGTCACGGCCGGCACGACGGTCTTCCTCACCACCCACCTGCTGGCCGAGGCCGAGCGGATGTGCGATGTCGTCACGGTCGTCAAGGAGGGCCGGGTGATCGCTGCCGGCACCCCGACCGAGCTGCGACGGGGAGCACGCGTGCGGCGGGTCCGCGTGGAGGGCCCCGGCGTCATCGACGCCTCCAGCCGGGTCCTGGCCCCGGGGGCGTGGACACGGACGGGCCCGGACGGGGTGGCGGTCACCGTCGATGGTCTCGAGGACGTGCCCGCGGTCGTCGCCGCACTCGTGCGCAGCGGAGCCGCCCTGCATCGTGTGGAACCGGAGGACCAGACCCTCGAGGCCGCGTTCCTGTCCCTCATCGCCGAGGTGCCCGAGGACGACCCCGCCCCGGCGGGGCCGGTGGACGGTGCCACCGTCGCGCCTGGCCGGGCGGTGTCATGA
- a CDS encoding S1 RNA-binding domain-containing protein, protein MSATPGSIVRGKVVRLHDFGAFVEIAPETTGLVHISEIDREFVENIHAYLSEGQEVDVKVVAIKEDGRIDLSIKRADPAWEDEVQRRHTTKPDKEFNQRLRKFMHQSDMIQGEVRRRRRSHQ, encoded by the coding sequence GTGTCCGCTACGCCAGGCAGCATCGTTCGCGGCAAGGTAGTTCGTCTGCACGACTTCGGGGCGTTCGTCGAGATCGCGCCTGAGACGACAGGGCTCGTGCACATCAGCGAGATCGATCGTGAGTTCGTCGAGAACATCCACGCCTACCTCAGCGAAGGTCAAGAGGTCGACGTCAAGGTCGTCGCCATCAAGGAGGACGGCCGGATCGATCTCTCGATCAAGCGCGCCGACCCGGCGTGGGAGGACGAGGTCCAGCGCCGTCACACGACGAAGCCGGACAAGGAGTTCAACCAGCGGCTCCGCAAGTTCATGCACCAGTCCGACATGATCCAGGGCGAGGTGCGCCGCCGCCGCCGGTCCCACCAGTAG
- a CDS encoding NAD(P)H-quinone oxidoreductase, with protein MRAVTAPHPGGPDALRVVEVPDPVPRPDELLVAVHAAGVNRGDVMQRRGRYPPPRGVTEVLGLEMSGEVAAVGGAVTGWSPGEGVCAVVAGGGYAELVTVPAAVALPIPRGLTLTEAACTDLGADIGINYRESDFAEVVAEATGGRGVDVVLDIMGAAYLERNLACLAVEGRLVVIGLMGGTRAEVDLGPMLTRRLSVAASTLRARTTPEKAAVAERLRREVWPGFADGTLRPVIDRVLPLDQAAEAHRVMQAGEHVGKIVLAVR; from the coding sequence GTGAGAGCCGTCACCGCACCCCACCCCGGGGGCCCCGACGCGCTGCGCGTCGTCGAGGTGCCCGACCCTGTCCCCCGTCCCGACGAGCTGCTCGTGGCGGTCCACGCCGCGGGGGTCAACCGAGGCGACGTGATGCAGCGCCGTGGGCGGTACCCACCCCCCAGGGGGGTCACCGAGGTGCTCGGGCTGGAGATGTCCGGGGAGGTCGCCGCCGTCGGCGGTGCGGTCACCGGGTGGTCCCCCGGCGAGGGTGTCTGCGCGGTTGTCGCCGGCGGCGGCTACGCCGAGCTGGTCACCGTGCCCGCGGCGGTCGCCCTGCCGATCCCACGGGGCCTCACGCTCACCGAGGCCGCCTGCACCGACCTCGGTGCCGACATCGGCATCAACTACCGCGAGTCCGACTTCGCCGAGGTTGTCGCCGAGGCGACCGGTGGTCGCGGCGTCGACGTCGTCCTGGACATCATGGGAGCGGCGTACCTGGAGCGGAACCTGGCCTGCCTGGCGGTGGAGGGCCGCCTGGTGGTGATCGGCCTCATGGGCGGGACCCGTGCGGAGGTCGACCTGGGCCCCATGCTCACCCGGCGGCTGTCAGTGGCCGCGTCGACCCTGCGTGCCCGCACGACCCCGGAGAAGGCGGCGGTCGCCGAGCGGTTGCGACGAGAGGTCTGGCCGGGCTTCGCCGACGGGACGCTGCGACCGGTGATCGACCGGGTCCTGCCCCTGGACCAGGCGGCGGAGGCCCACCGGGTGATGCAGGCTGGGGAGCACGTCGGCAAGATCGTGCTCGCCGTCCGGTAG